The Aspergillus luchuensis IFO 4308 DNA, chromosome 4, nearly complete sequence DNA window TGGTGTTCCCTCATGACTGCCAAACCCCTCCTCCAGTTCTCTTATGCAGGTGCAGTCAcaacagtactagtagtaggtaAATCACAACTACTTACAGTCTCCCAGTTTGCTCCACCTGGGCGCTTCGCACTCTGGTTGGACAGTCCCGAGCATTTCTTCCAATGAAAATGAATGGCCATAGTCACATGACCGGACACCGCCCTCATCTCATCGTCCCCCTGCCTCGACATTTCTTCCCTCTAGCACGGAGGTATTGAGCCATCTAATACGGAGTAGTCATTAGCTATTAGAGCTGATACTCTCATGGGTCGCACCCACCAACGGGCGGCCAGATTCTTCTCTTAGTCTCGTCGCGTAGAGGGTTGCTGGGAGCATGCAGATCGCCTTCCCCATCACACGCTAGGCGTGTGACGGCTGTCAACCAAACGGCTACTTCTGCCGCCTCATTGGTGATGGACCCCGGCCTGGCGCCGATGCTGGCGCTTCCTAGACGGCAAGCATTGGCCAGATGCAACCCGTGGGAAACATCAACTGCATTTCCCGCTTTCCTGGCTTGCCATTGCATTGCTGTGATAGCGCCGTTCTCCTCATCTGGACCATGCACCACAAGAGGATGGACGCCGGCGCTTCTGGGGTGCCAGACTTCTTATCCTCGCCATCTCCCCGGCTGATCATCCGGAGCTCCTCTCTCTGGTAGCCATTTTTGTCTCCTTGCTCTCATCTATGTGTTAGCACTTGGTGTTTGATGCCAGTGAGCTGAACGTACAGCCACAACCGACCTGGACTCAGTCACAGGTGAAACACGAGCCCAGGCACTCCATCAGAGCGAGTACACTTTTCATCGTGATACTATCCATCGTGGTCTATCTTCCTAGTTGGCTTTGACGACTTCGCATAAATCAACACCATCAGTCATGATGCGCATGCGCATGCCGCCGCTTCGTGATCTCTTCCCAACGAAATGGCGTAATCACAACTTGATGTATATATTGATGACCATCGAACTGCCTCTTActgtcatcatcctcacgcTTACGGGTATCGCCTCTCATGACCTCTACCGGACGAAGCTCTGGCAGGATGGCGCCGACAATGGGTTCAACAGTTCGCCAAATGAAAGGCTCTACGCCGCGGCCAACTATCGATCCTTCAAGACCCCCATTGTCTGGAGTTCATTGTATGTGAAAGCCTTCTGGTCCAGAGCCCCCCTATGTCATGACTGACATTGGAACAGCATCACCGAGTACAACCTCGTCCTTGGAATTTTGAGTGTCTTCGTGTGGATTACAAAGATTCCGGTCCACATCCTTCACATGCTTACTCCGCCCTTGTCGGCCTTTGTCCACGCTGGCTTGATCGCTGTGTATATCTATTCCGTTCGTTATCAGGCCGGTCCCGACATGTCTGACCCCGAGCATCCTCAACCGGGCGCACCATGGTACATCACGAAGAAATGCTCAGTGGCTGCCGTCAAATCAGACGTTCACTACTGCATGCAAGCCAAGGCACTGTTTGCATTTTCGATAATTCTCATGTGAGGACGCCCTTATCCTCTGATACCCTATCTGGGGGGAAACGGCCAGCTAATTTGCTCAACAGCCTATACTACGTTGTCGTGCTCGGCGTCAGCTTGCAAAACTGCGTCATGACGAAAGAAGAGCGTCAAGAACGGGAAGAGCTGCGCGAAGAACGAAGGACTATGAAAGAGTTCGAAGACTACGTTCTCAAGTCGCCTGGCATTCCTATGACCGTACCGAGACAAACCGGGCCCATGCCGACGGGCATGCCTGCCAGAGCACCATTCCATAAAACTATCACTCGAAGCACTGATGTATCGTCGGCGGATCTCCCACTTCGTCAACACTTCAGTTCACCGAACCCTCGCCGCTCAATGCACCAAGTGTCGGCGGAGACACTTTCCGGACATCAAGCCCAGTCCCAGACATCCTTTGTGCAGACCAACAAGGCGACTGAGAACTAAGTGGGGTTGCAGTGCAGTCTAGTCTACCTAATCCTGGAGAGCTACATAAGGCTAGGGAGGCTCCTCGAGGCAATCGCCAATGTAATGGGATTCACGTGCTCCATAGCTCTGTTACCCGCCCACCATTGATGGCTTAAGATCGAACTCATGCTTACTTATACTCTTACATCCGTCCCTACATCCACACCCCAAAGTCCTGATTTCTATACCATTTTGCGTGCTGGATCACGCGGAGTTTATCGGTTATATTTGGAAGTGTGATGGCGTGGCAGTCATCAGGATCACATAATGTTGTTTGTTTGACTAGTTCGCCTGTCGCTAGTTCGTCTAGGGTTATCGCGCTTCCCTCCCCAGTATTCTCTTATTCCCCCTCATCACGGTAAAAAAATATTCGAGTATAGCACCAAtatatgttgttgttgaccaCTGTCTTATATTAAAGAGCTTCAGATTCtataagtagtagcagcCTACACCTCACTCAGGGCTTTCTtggatgctgatgtttgTAGGCTGCTGTATGACTCCCTTTTAATCTACATTGTTTCGATGGTTGCCAACTTACACCTGCTATTGTCCGGACCAGGCGCCTTGCCAactctaataatatatcatatcgCGGCAACTTCGTTGAGCCGAAGGGGACGCCGTGTACGACTAAGAACTCTCTGCAGCACAGACAACTGAACACAGTAGAATATATCAAAAAAGATGGATCCATGAAATGACAATACGAGTTCATGCCATGTGGGGTATGTAATAAGAGGATGAAGTTCGTGTTTACCATGCATATTCGATTTACTAGCATATCACGTGACTATATGTAACAGGAGGACAATCGTAGCACGTGACCGCAACCGGACGAACTTACTGCTATCATATCAAGACTTGGTCGGGTTCTCACGCAAGTGACCTCTCGAGATCTCCCACTTACGGCTGATCAACGTCCTCATCATGTCCCTTACCCGGACCTCCTCTGTCCTGCGACAATGTCGCCTACAATTGCACCCGGAAGCCCTCTCCCTGACGcgcacttcccctcccctgagCCATTCTACCCGCCATCGCCGACCCTCGCGCTATGAAGCCAAATCTTTCCATACGACGACGCCCTCTAATGCAGCGCCACGATCTCCCATCGCGCGGAAGGCTCAATCCACTCGGAGACAAGCCGTCTTCACAATTGACGGAGTATTCGCCCACACTGTCCAAGGCGATGTCGAGAAAATGCTACAAAGGCTGGAGAAGACCGTGGAGGAACACTATGACCGGTGGAAGGAAACCCACAGCTATGAGGGAAGCTACGGTCGCGCGAAGCTGAGCCTCGACAAATACAAACAAATCGCACAATCCCTACTGCGAACCGCCTATTCCCAGCCTCCATCCGCACGCGCGATTCGCGCAATTTCCACCAATGTCGAGGTTATCTGGAACGTTTCGAGGTGCCTACTGAGTCCCGATAATCGGGCCCTGGAAGTTTGGCTCCACAGTGCTTGTGCTCTCGCAGGCGCAAGATCCCCTGCCCTTATGCTCGCTCAACGGAACCTCGACGAGGCGCATCCGAATTACCCCCTACGCACTCAATTCCTGGATAAAGTTGAACAATGGGCGTTGCAAGAACGTGATCCTCGTGCTATGCATGTTTATGTGAGAACGCTTATTGCCCGCGGGGAACATGAAAGCGCGGTGCCGCTGATGGATGAGCTCATGTCCACCATCTATCCTTCGACACGAGTGGAGGGCCTGGAGACGCCTCTTTCGTTCTACAACATTCCCCAGGTGTGGCCGACGTATATTCAACTACAAGAggggctgaagaagaagggtgtgAGTTGGGGCGTTAGCAGAGATGAGCTGGCCCGTCTGGCAGGAGTGGATTACCAAGAGCCCAACTACTTGTCGAGTT harbors:
- a CDS encoding uncharacterized protein (COG:S;~EggNog:ENOG410PU8W;~TransMembrane:4 (i21-44o83-105i112-134o179-199i)); protein product: MMRMRMPPLRDLFPTKWRNHNLMYILMTIELPLTVIILTLTGIASHDLYRTKLWQDGADNGFNSSPNERLYAAANYRSFKTPIVWSSFITEYNLVLGILSVFVWITKIPVHILHMLTPPLSAFVHAGLIAVYIYSVRYQAGPDMSDPEHPQPGAPWYITKKCSVAAVKSDVHYCMQAKALFAFSIILILYYVVVLGVSLQNCVMTKEERQEREELREERRTMKEFEDYVLKSPGIPMTVPRQTGPMPTGMPARAPFHKTITRSTDVSSADLPLRQHFSSPNPRRSMHQVSAETLSGHQAQSQTSFVQTNKATEN
- a CDS encoding uncharacterized protein (COG:S;~EggNog:ENOG410PZN7), whose amino-acid sequence is MSLTRTSSVLRQCRLQLHPEALSLTRTSPPLSHSTRHRRPSRYEAKSFHTTTPSNAAPRSPIARKAQSTRRQAVFTIDGVFAHTVQGDVEKMLQRLEKTVEEHYDRWKETHSYEGSYGRAKLSLDKYKQIAQSLLRTAYSQPPSARAIRAISTNVEVIWNVSRCLLSPDNRALEVWLHSACALAGARSPALMLAQRNLDEAHPNYPLRTQFLDKVEQWALQERDPRAMHVYVRTLIARGEHESAVPLMDELMSTIYPSTRVEGLETPLSFYNIPQVWPTYIQLQEGLKKKGVSWGVSRDELARLAGVDYQEPNYLSSYASAMFEAGDYEKYEQYMHQAAMAGVPSACVSLAHFYYLTARGLFPRRGEKTFVPRSEEDSSEVLKEGRLETLYSSIVRGLAPHEYYNNLALEWWELGLNMGSDLSAMFLALAYREAGQLEVADSFYKLVDTPRLWAPKFSADDFAMNWDNPFASFSVPRRVLNVKWYDSDAKWTTEK